One window of Rhinolophus ferrumequinum isolate MPI-CBG mRhiFer1 chromosome 26, mRhiFer1_v1.p, whole genome shotgun sequence genomic DNA carries:
- the LOC117018324 gene encoding olfactory receptor 10AC1-like produces the protein MDSPRNATMPCGFLLQGFSEFPYLRLALFLLLLAVHLATLSGNLLILVAVASVPRRPPMLLFLCQLSSIELCYTLVVVPRSLADLASPSLGRGSPISFLGCAVQMQMFVALGGAECFLLAAMAYDRYVAICHPLRYAAMVTPGLCARLAVACCLGGLLVSVGITAAVFHLPFCGSRLLVHFFCDITALLHLACTRSYADELPLLGSCVLLLLLPLMLILASYGAIAAALRRLHSPDGRRKAASTCASHLTVTFLHYGCATFMYVRPKASYTPRRDRTLALVYTNVTPLLYPLIYSLRNREITAAIRRVLGRWRPGPRQGQSA, from the coding sequence ATGGACAGCCCCCGCAACGCCACCATGCCCTGCGGCTTTCTCCTCCAAGGCTTCTCTGAGTTCCCGTACCTGAGGCTGGCgctcttcctgctgctgctggcagTGCACCTGGCCACCCTGAGTGGGAACCTGCTCATCCTGGTGGCCGTGGCCTCGGTTCCCAGACGGCCGCCCATGCTGCTCTTCCTGTGCCAGCTGTCATCCATCGAGCTCTGCTACACGCTGGTGGTCGTGCCCCGCTCGCTGGCCGACCTGGCTTCGCCCAGCCTCGGCAGGGGCAGCCCCATCTCGTTCCTGGGCTGCGCCGTTCAGATGCAGATGTTCGTGGCGCTGGGCGGGGCCGAGTGCTTCCTGCTGGCCgccatggcctatgaccgctacgTGGCCATCTGCCACCCGCTGCGCTACGCGGCCATGGTGACCCCCGGGCTATGCGCGCGACTGGCCGTGGCCTGCTGCCTCGGAGGACTGTTGGTGTCCGTGGGGATCACGGCGGCGGTCTTCCACCTGCCGTTCTGCGGCTCCCGCCTGCTGGTGCATTTCTTCTGCGACATCACGGCGCTGCTGCACCTGGCCTGCACACGGAGCTACGCGGACGAGCTGCCGCTGCTGGGCAGCTgcgtgctgctgctgctgctgcccttgATGCTCATCCTGGCCTCCTATGGCGCCATCGCCGCTGCCCTGCGCCGCCTGCACTCGCCCGATGGCCGGCGCAAGGCCGCCTCCACCTGTGCCTCGCACCTGACCGTCACCTTCCTGCACTACGGCTGCGCCACCTTCATGTATGTGCGGCCGAAGGCCAGCTACACCCCACGGCGGGACCGCACGCTGGCGCTGGTCTATACCAACGTCACGCCGCTGCTCTACCCGCTCATCTACAGCCTGCGCAACCGCGAGATCACCGCCGCCATCCGCAGGGTGCTGGGGCGGTGGCGTCCGGGCCCACGGCAGGGTCAGTCTGCGTGA
- the LOC117017984 gene encoding olfactory receptor 2F1-like has product MKKDNLTWVGEFVLLGLSSDRQTQAGLFVLFGTAYLLTLLGNGLILLLVGLDARLHLPMYFFLCNLSVVDICYTSCAVPQMLVHFLLEKKTISFARCATQVFSSLALGGTEFLLLAAMAYDRYMAVCDPLRYMAAMDPRCCVVLAAVCWLVGTANSVVETAITMRLPTCGHHVLNHVRCETLALVRLACVDVTLNQVVIVASSVLVLLVPCCLVSLSYAHIVGAILRIRTTRGRRKAFGTCASHLTVVSMSYGMALVTYMHPSSTDSAMQDKVVVLFYTVMTPLLNPLIYSLRNKDMKAALSRILMRSSGSKQEHVTLS; this is encoded by the coding sequence ATGAAGAAGGACAACCTGACCTGGGTGGGTGAGTTTGTCCTACTGGGGCTCTCCAGTGACAGGCAGACCCAGGCTGGACTCTTCGTCCTGTTTGGGACCGCCTATCTGCTGACCCTGCTGGGCAACGGGCTCATCCTGCTCCTGGTCGGACTGGACGCCCGCCTGCACCtgcccatgtacttcttcctctgcAACCTCTCGGTGGTGGACATCTGCTACACCTCCTGTGCGGTCCCCCAGATGCTGGTGCACTTCCTGCTGGAGAAGAAGACCATCTCCTTCGCCCGATGTGCAACCCAGGTCTTCTCCTCGCTGGCCTTGGGGGGGACCGAATTCCTACTGCTGGCCGCaatggcctatgaccgctacaTGGCGGTCTGTGACCCCCTGCGCTACATGGCAGCGATGGACCCGAGGTGCTGCGTGGTGCTGGCAGCTGTCTGTTGGCTTGTGGGCACGGCTAATTCTGTGGTAGAGACAGCGATCACCATGCGCCTGCCCACCTGTGGGCACCACGTGCTGAACCACGTGCGCTGCGAGACACTGGCACTCGTCAGGTTGGCCTGTGTGGACGTCACCCTCAACCAGGTAGTCATTGTGGCCTCCAGCGTGTTGGTGCTGCTGGTACCCTGCTGCCTGGTCTCTCTGTCCTACGCCCACATTGTGGGCGCCATCCTGCGGATCCGCACCACCAGGGGGCGCCGCAAAGCCTTCGGGACTTGTGCCTCCCACCTCACCGTGGTCTCCATGTCCTACGGGATGGCCCTGGTCACCTACATGCATCCCAGCTCCACCGACTCAGCCATGCAGGACAAGGTGGTGGTGCTCTTCTATACCGTGATGACCCCCTTGTTGAACCCGCTCATCTATAGCCTGCGAAACAAGGACATGAAGGCTGCACTGAGTCGGATTCTGATGAGGAGCTCTGGATCAAAGCAGGAGCACGTGACTTTGTCCTAA
- the TAS2R41 gene encoding taste receptor type 2 member 41 has protein sequence MHPAVLALLMLLFVLLCFLGILANGFIVLVLSREWRRRGRLLPSEMILISLGASRFCLQWVGMVHDLYYFLHMEHYNRGLERQLFGLHWDFLNSATFWFGTWLSVFFCVKIATFTHPTFLWLKWRFPGSVPWVLLGSLLISSIVTLLFFWGNRAVHQGFLLRNIAVNMTYREWNQKLEIHYFLPLKVVTLSIPYSVFLVSMMLLINSLRRHRWTMQSNAHGLQDPSTQAHTNALRSLVSFLVLYALSFVSLIINAAGFFSLRSDWYWPWQILIFLCTSVHPFILIFSNLRLRGSFRQLLLWARGFWVA, from the coding sequence ATGCATCCAGCAGTCTTAGCCCTCTTGATGCTGCTCTTTGTTCTGCTGTGTTTCCTGGGAATCCTGGCCAATGGCTTCATTGTGCTggtgctgagcagagaatggaggcGGCGTGGCAGGTTGCTCCCCTCCGAAATGATCCTCATCAGCTTGGGTGCCTCGCGCTTCTGCCTGCAGTGGGTCGGAATGGTGCACGACCTCTACTACTTCCTTCACATGGAGCACTACAACCGGGGTCTTGAGCGGCAGCTATTCGGGCTCCACTGGGACTTCCTGAACTCGGCCACCTTCTGGTTTGGCACCTGGCTCAGTGTCTTCTTCTGTGTGAAGATCGCTACCTTCACCCACCCCACCTTCCTCTGGCTGAAGTGGAGGTTCCCAGGGTCAGTGCCCTGGGTCCTGCTGGGCTCCCTCCTGATCTCCTCCATCGTCACCCTGCTCTTCTTTTGGGGGAACCGTGCTGTGCATCAAGGTTTCCTATTAAGAAACATTGCGGTGAACATGACCTACAGGGAGTGGAACCAAAAGCTGGAGATTCACTACTTCCTGCCCCTGAAAGTTGTCACGCTGTCGATCCCTTACTCTGTTTTTCTGGTCTCCATGATGCTGTTGATTAATTCTCTGAGGAGACACAGGTGGACCATGCAGAGCAACGCCCATGGCCTGCAGGACCCCAGCACCCAGGCTCACACCAACGCTCTGAGGTCACTCGTCTCCTTCCTCGTTCTTTATGCCCTGTCCTTTGTGTCTCTGATTATTAACGCTGCAGGATTCTTCTCCTTAAGGAGTGACTGGTACTGGCCGTGGCAAATTTTAATCTTCCTGTGCACGTCTGTCCATCCCTTTATCCTCATCTTTAGCAACCTCAGGCTTCGAGGGTCATTCAGGCAGCTACTTCTGTGGGCTCGGGGCTTCTGGGTTGCCTAA